A genomic segment from Nocardia cyriacigeorgica GUH-2 encodes:
- a CDS encoding DUF5313 family protein has translation MSRERRRPNPIQWLGYACGRRLPDSMRDWVRNDLTGKYAFPRHVLRGLVPFVPLFAVFLFFPGELWLRGSMVLLALLLALFYTVAFMPMNRAHRLAKHGLPADLENPERADRRAKERARYAAQHPH, from the coding sequence ATGAGCCGCGAACGCCGTCGCCCGAATCCGATCCAGTGGCTCGGCTACGCCTGCGGGCGCCGGCTGCCGGATTCCATGCGCGACTGGGTCCGCAACGATCTCACCGGCAAGTACGCCTTCCCACGGCATGTGTTGCGTGGGCTGGTGCCGTTCGTCCCGCTGTTCGCGGTCTTCCTGTTCTTCCCGGGCGAACTGTGGTTGCGCGGATCCATGGTGTTGCTGGCCCTGCTGCTCGCGCTGTTCTACACGGTGGCCTTCATGCCGATGAACCGCGCGCACCGTCTGGCCAAGCACGGGCTGCCCGCCGACCTGGAAAACCCCGAACGCGCCGACCGCCGCGCCAAGGAACGCGCCCGCTACGCCGCCCAGCACCCGCACTGA
- a CDS encoding MarR family winged helix-turn-helix transcriptional regulator, with protein sequence MNGQPTQMEIDDPLRLDRQVCFALAVANRAVLAVYRPLLEPMGLTHPQYLVMLALWGSAPMSVKEIAEAIQLDSPTLSPLLKRLHSAGLITRQRDPRDERNLVIDLTEQGRALRKQAEAIPPAVVQRLGVSLADLEELHTVLTRVNQAARRSVLTEPEPAPDSPPTALAERDHTEGARP encoded by the coding sequence ATGAACGGACAGCCGACGCAGATGGAGATCGATGATCCGCTGCGCCTCGATCGTCAGGTGTGCTTCGCGCTCGCGGTGGCCAACCGAGCGGTGCTCGCGGTCTACCGCCCGCTGCTGGAACCGATGGGCCTCACCCACCCGCAATATCTGGTGATGCTGGCACTGTGGGGTTCGGCGCCGATGTCGGTCAAGGAAATCGCCGAGGCCATCCAGCTCGACTCCCCCACCCTGTCGCCGCTGCTCAAGCGGCTGCACAGCGCCGGGCTGATCACCCGCCAACGCGATCCGCGCGACGAACGCAACCTGGTGATCGACCTGACCGAGCAAGGCCGCGCGCTGCGCAAGCAGGCCGAGGCCATCCCGCCCGCGGTGGTGCAGCGACTGGGCGTGAGCCTGGCCGACCTGGAGGAACTGCACACCGTGCTGACCCGGGTGAACCAGGCCGCGCGCCGATCGGTGCTCACCGAGCCCGAGCCCGCACCGGACTCGCCACCCACCGCGCTCGCCGAGCGCGACCACACCGAAGGAGCGCGCCCATGA
- a CDS encoding TetR/AcrR family transcriptional regulator, whose translation MGTAGTKGVPRAERERQILDAATEEFGRHGYAGTSLAAVAARSGVSKPMVLAYFASKDGLYSACVRRAGDNLTTHIEAAMADDAPGLQLPAHVLTAIFTALEPRPNDWHLIWDRGLPEDGEALAEATTVRQRLAELATRGAAVVGEAGEQAVDADDLAVLTEVWTGMVGSVVRWWLRHPEQSAAQMAARSLRIVGLIADAGARDRQRATS comes from the coding sequence ATGGGCACGGCAGGTACGAAAGGTGTCCCGCGCGCGGAGCGGGAGCGGCAGATCCTCGACGCCGCGACCGAGGAATTCGGCCGCCACGGCTACGCCGGTACCTCGCTGGCGGCGGTGGCCGCCCGGTCCGGGGTCTCCAAGCCCATGGTGCTGGCGTACTTCGCCTCCAAAGACGGGCTGTACTCGGCTTGCGTGCGCCGCGCCGGCGACAACCTGACCACCCACATCGAAGCCGCGATGGCCGACGACGCCCCGGGCCTGCAACTGCCCGCGCACGTGCTCACCGCGATCTTCACCGCCCTGGAACCACGGCCCAACGACTGGCACCTGATCTGGGATCGCGGACTACCCGAGGACGGGGAGGCGCTGGCGGAGGCGACCACGGTGCGTCAGCGCCTGGCCGAGCTGGCGACGCGCGGTGCGGCGGTGGTCGGCGAGGCCGGCGAGCAGGCCGTCGACGCCGACGACCTGGCCGTGCTCACCGAGGTGTGGACCGGGATGGTCGGCTCGGTGGTGCGGTGGTGGCTGCGGCATCCGGAGCAGTCGGCGGCACAGATGGCCGCCCGCTCGCTGCGCATCGTGGGTCTGATCGCCGATGCGGGTGCCCGGGATCGGCAGCGGGCGACGTCCTGA
- a CDS encoding SRPBCC family protein — protein sequence MKQLVIIVAVLVVLGAIAGLIALVVLRARARKLLSTRAEPESETVLRTLLARRPTFEMTAVCWFDAPPDRVYDALTAGAFSWFPLINGIRYQGTDRGIGALRTLDALLFASVEQVTHAEPGRRLTVAGIRTSVPLAVLTYRQDFRLAPTANGGTEVSWTVGGRPAIFAFLPASWAAPFVRPFARFALGRLSTRVSA from the coding sequence ATGAAACAACTCGTGATCATCGTGGCCGTGCTCGTCGTCCTCGGCGCCATCGCCGGCCTCATCGCGCTGGTAGTTCTGCGGGCGAGAGCGCGAAAGCTGTTGTCCACCAGAGCAGAACCGGAATCCGAGACTGTGCTGCGTACGCTGCTTGCGCGCCGCCCGACCTTCGAGATGACGGCGGTCTGCTGGTTCGACGCACCACCCGACCGCGTCTACGACGCCCTGACCGCAGGCGCGTTCTCCTGGTTCCCGCTGATCAACGGCATCCGCTACCAGGGCACCGATCGAGGTATCGGCGCTCTCCGGACCCTCGACGCCCTGCTGTTCGCCTCGGTCGAACAGGTCACCCACGCCGAGCCGGGGCGCAGGCTGACGGTCGCCGGCATCCGTACCTCGGTGCCGCTGGCGGTGCTTACCTACCGGCAGGATTTCCGGCTCGCGCCGACCGCGAACGGTGGCACCGAAGTGTCGTGGACCGTCGGCGGCCGCCCCGCCATCTTCGCGTTCCTGCCGGCGAGCTGGGCCGCCCCGTTCGTCCGCCCGTTCGCCCGCTTCGCGCTGGGCCGATTGTCCACGCGGGTGTCGGCATGA
- a CDS encoding MCE family protein: MKRRLVYPLLRMLDAALRLADRWLERGASVLVRVATWLAARVTVVASIGLVAMLLLGSGYIAVDIVRFNPLRETYRVTVMLPVSGGLLADNDVTLRGVRVGTVRSVELADTGVVAVAEIEAGTRISLDTTAAVQRLSAAGEQYLDLRPSTGEGPYLADGSVIDAARVTTPVTIESFLANTSGLISGLNPQRLTVIVDELDKALAGGPDRLRNVIAGISQAMAGLTGLLPQTTQLIRNLSVIAETTSHAQPDLGTLVRGSGVLFDQLTAADQEVRRLLDLGPGQLATLGGVIAETTDPITDLVTNFVAITRAARLRTPAMRALFPAIRLGSAAMAIPAHDNAFHTLTDIWPRPTCEYDTIPVSPTQVSDGRVRLYNYCVTTRPEIQIRGSANAPRPNLPDNGAGPPPGVRGDELSIPLPAK; the protein is encoded by the coding sequence ATGAAGCGACGCCTGGTCTACCCGCTGCTGCGGATGCTCGATGCGGCACTGCGCCTGGCGGATCGGTGGCTCGAGCGTGGCGCGAGCGTGCTGGTGCGGGTGGCGACGTGGCTGGCGGCGCGGGTGACGGTGGTCGCCTCGATCGGCCTGGTGGCGATGCTGTTGCTCGGGTCCGGCTATATCGCGGTGGATATCGTGCGGTTCAACCCGCTGCGCGAGACCTATCGGGTGACGGTGATGCTGCCGGTGTCGGGTGGGCTGCTGGCCGACAACGACGTGACGCTGCGCGGGGTGCGGGTGGGCACGGTGCGGTCGGTGGAGCTGGCCGATACCGGCGTGGTCGCTGTTGCCGAGATCGAGGCGGGGACGCGGATTTCGCTGGACACCACGGCCGCCGTCCAGCGGCTGTCCGCAGCCGGTGAGCAGTACCTGGACCTGCGGCCCAGCACCGGTGAGGGCCCCTACCTCGCCGACGGTTCGGTCATCGACGCGGCGCGGGTGACGACGCCGGTGACGATCGAATCGTTCCTGGCCAATACCAGCGGGCTGATCTCCGGGCTGAATCCGCAGCGCCTCACCGTCATCGTGGACGAACTGGACAAGGCGCTGGCCGGCGGGCCCGACCGGTTGCGCAACGTCATCGCGGGCATCAGCCAGGCCATGGCCGGGCTCACCGGCCTGCTGCCGCAGACCACCCAGCTCATCCGGAACCTCAGCGTGATCGCCGAAACCACCTCGCACGCCCAGCCCGATCTCGGCACCCTGGTGCGCGGCTCGGGGGTGCTGTTCGACCAGTTGACCGCCGCCGACCAGGAGGTGCGGCGCCTGCTCGACCTGGGGCCGGGCCAGCTGGCCACCCTCGGCGGCGTCATCGCCGAGACCACCGACCCGATCACCGACCTGGTGACCAACTTCGTCGCCATCACCCGCGCCGCCCGCCTGCGCACACCGGCCATGCGAGCGCTGTTCCCGGCGATCCGGCTCGGCTCCGCCGCCATGGCAATCCCCGCCCACGACAACGCTTTCCACACCCTCACCGATATCTGGCCGCGCCCCACCTGCGAATACGACACCATCCCGGTCTCGCCGACCCAGGTCTCCGACGGCCGCGTCCGCCTCTACAACTACTGCGTCACCACCCGCCCGGAGATCCAGATCCGCGGCTCCGCCAACGCTCCCCGCCCGAACCTGCCCGACAACGGTGCCGGTCCCCCACCGGGCGTCCGCGGCGACGAACTCTCGATCCCGCTGCCCGCCAAGTGA
- a CDS encoding MCE family protein, with translation MSAMSGLRAGASARAGVGIRIARMTNAGIRIARMGAVGMRLTAMTGAAVTALTLGGCAVTIDNLPLPQPGVDAPSYTLHAVFDDALNLPERARVKIGGTDVGVVTEIDTLDFRAEVELEISSEIQLPEGTRAELRQATPLGDIFIGLTLPEKRPDAALLTDGDTIDRAHTSAGASVEQLMMSMSMLLDGGALNQVARITSEMNSMIGGRGPQLAHLLTELTATLDALNQRTGQIDSVLHGLTGLTAVLNARKAELGAAAEQFPPLIGVIAENNQAIVDLTAKVSVTMAALGDFTTTTGEQFRSLFDSVQQLMGGFTRMGDNLAGTLDGLHTLYPSLQATTEGTALAVGARISYLSLGALTDPRGSRLPDGSDPAAFVGSLAQVLARVQERLQGGHR, from the coding sequence ATGAGCGCGATGTCCGGCCTCCGCGCCGGCGCCTCAGCACGAGCCGGCGTGGGCATACGCATCGCCCGGATGACCAACGCGGGCATACGCATCGCCCGGATGGGCGCCGTTGGCATGCGTCTCACCGCGATGACCGGCGCGGCGGTCACGGCGCTCACCCTCGGCGGCTGCGCGGTCACCATCGACAACCTCCCACTCCCGCAACCCGGCGTGGACGCGCCGAGCTACACCCTGCACGCGGTGTTCGACGATGCCCTCAATCTGCCCGAACGCGCGCGGGTCAAGATCGGCGGCACCGACGTCGGCGTGGTCACCGAGATCGACACGCTCGATTTCCGCGCGGAGGTGGAGTTGGAAATCAGCAGCGAGATCCAGCTGCCCGAGGGCACCCGCGCCGAACTGCGCCAGGCCACACCGCTCGGCGATATCTTCATCGGCCTCACCCTGCCCGAGAAACGCCCGGATGCCGCGCTGCTCACCGACGGCGACACCATCGACCGCGCGCACACCTCGGCCGGTGCGTCGGTGGAGCAGTTGATGATGTCGATGTCCATGCTGCTCGACGGCGGCGCGCTCAATCAGGTCGCCCGGATCACCAGCGAGATGAACTCGATGATCGGAGGGCGCGGTCCGCAACTGGCGCATCTGCTCACCGAACTGACCGCGACGCTGGACGCCTTGAATCAGCGCACCGGCCAGATCGACAGTGTGCTGCACGGGCTCACCGGGCTCACCGCCGTGCTCAATGCCCGCAAGGCCGAATTGGGCGCGGCCGCGGAGCAATTCCCGCCGCTGATCGGGGTGATCGCGGAGAACAATCAGGCCATCGTCGACCTCACCGCGAAGGTGTCGGTCACCATGGCCGCGCTCGGCGATTTCACCACCACCACCGGCGAGCAGTTCCGCAGCCTGTTCGACAGCGTGCAGCAGTTGATGGGCGGGTTCACCCGGATGGGCGACAACCTGGCCGGCACCCTCGACGGCCTGCACACCCTCTACCCGTCGCTGCAGGCGACCACCGAGGGCACCGCGCTAGCGGTGGGTGCGCGGATCTCGTATCTGAGCCTCGGCGCGCTCACCGATCCGAGGGGTAGCCGGTTGCCCGACGGCAGCGATCCGGCCGCCTTCGTCGGAAGTCTGGCGCAGGTGCTGGCCCGGGTCCAGGAACGTTTGCAGGGCGGTCACCGATGA
- a CDS encoding MCE family protein has protein sequence MNRNTIRLAVLAVVAVFAAGCSALPHSLTSLPDRLRGNLLHISADFENVAGLYVGNEVSVLGLPIGRVDEIEAKGAFVEVRMTIDDVGLPADTRAALISPQLITNRHIELTPATTADAPALADGAHIPLARTRTPVELDRILRNFEQLGEVLKGSSTEGPMASRVLFPMLDGNGDKIRETLNALSSAFEVTLANKDQISNTIVRLNDITQIVAENDRTVRDFSARLTELVTLMSDQAPGLQAVLTQLNDFVTNTSAVVAENRAPLTAALHRLTTITAQMRAHARGLTEIVDVGPLFFQNFAAAMSPEHRALRLHLLTDKSLLDNEALALFCERVQLRSDGCRTGRLADFGPDFGLTAALLGLTK, from the coding sequence ATGAACCGCAACACCATTCGTCTCGCCGTACTCGCTGTGGTCGCGGTATTCGCCGCCGGCTGCTCGGCGCTGCCACACAGTCTGACCTCGCTACCGGACCGCCTGCGCGGCAACCTGCTGCACATCAGCGCCGATTTCGAGAATGTCGCCGGGCTGTATGTCGGCAACGAGGTCTCGGTGCTGGGTCTGCCGATCGGCCGGGTCGACGAGATCGAGGCCAAGGGCGCCTTCGTGGAGGTGCGCATGACCATCGACGATGTGGGGCTGCCGGCCGACACCAGGGCAGCGCTGATCTCACCCCAGCTGATCACCAATCGGCACATCGAACTCACCCCCGCCACCACCGCCGACGCGCCCGCTCTGGCCGACGGAGCGCACATTCCGCTGGCCCGCACCAGGACTCCCGTCGAACTCGATCGGATCCTGCGCAATTTCGAACAACTCGGCGAGGTGCTGAAGGGCAGCTCCACCGAGGGGCCGATGGCCAGCCGGGTGCTGTTCCCGATGCTGGACGGCAATGGCGACAAGATCCGCGAAACCCTCAACGCGCTGTCGTCGGCATTCGAGGTGACCCTCGCCAACAAGGACCAGATCTCCAACACCATCGTCCGGCTCAACGACATCACCCAGATCGTCGCCGAGAACGACCGGACCGTCCGCGATTTCAGCGCCCGGCTCACCGAACTGGTGACGCTGATGAGCGATCAGGCACCCGGCTTGCAGGCGGTGCTCACCCAGCTCAACGACTTCGTCACCAATACCAGCGCCGTCGTCGCGGAGAACCGTGCACCGCTGACGGCGGCGCTGCACCGGCTCACCACCATCACCGCGCAGATGCGCGCGCACGCGCGGGGGCTGACCGAGATCGTCGATGTGGGGCCGCTGTTCTTCCAGAATTTCGCCGCCGCGATGAGCCCGGAGCATCGGGCGCTGCGGCTGCATCTGCTCACCGACAAGTCGCTGCTGGACAACGAGGCACTGGCGTTGTTCTGCGAGCGGGTGCAACTGCGCTCGGATGGGTGCCGCACCGGGCGGCTCGCGGATTTCGGGCCCGACTTCGGGCTGACCGCCGCACTGCTGGGGTTGACGAAATGA
- a CDS encoding MCE family protein yields MEKFLGRFGLVNRVLVRFGLPTMPQMWAAIPSYSQNRHWWLGLAAGVAVLALLAGSTLLTQAGIGHRTVRAEFAQAAGLRPGDSVDVAGIEVGTVKAAHLRRDRIVVELSVRDDLTLGPDAGAAIKMSTILGKMHVELNPGTGSGLPGELIPLDRTTVPYNLSKVIDDPAYENSFEHIERLDPDKLRAALEAVHQQMGDSPELTAQALDSVGVLAGVIADRRAEVDGLLKNMDAVAQLVADNQNGVLMLLTHGQAIGDAVARRQELIRGLLDNIAAVSKTLQDMGVQNNGQLGPLIQNLNTMSEGLQKNRGNLDALYQVMPVALRQFNNAFGNGPYGEVYLPWVFPDNWLCLAHAVQECR; encoded by the coding sequence ATGGAGAAGTTCTTGGGACGCTTCGGGCTGGTCAACCGGGTGCTCGTGCGGTTCGGGCTGCCGACCATGCCGCAGATGTGGGCCGCCATCCCGAGTTATTCGCAGAACCGGCACTGGTGGCTGGGCCTGGCGGCCGGTGTGGCGGTGCTCGCGTTGCTGGCCGGTTCGACGCTGCTCACCCAGGCCGGGATCGGGCACCGGACGGTGCGCGCGGAGTTCGCTCAGGCCGCGGGGTTGCGTCCGGGTGACAGCGTGGACGTCGCCGGGATCGAAGTCGGCACGGTGAAGGCCGCCCACCTGCGGCGCGACCGGATCGTGGTGGAGCTGTCGGTCCGCGACGATCTCACCCTCGGCCCCGACGCGGGTGCGGCGATCAAGATGTCGACGATCCTCGGCAAGATGCATGTCGAGCTGAACCCCGGCACCGGCAGCGGCCTGCCCGGCGAGCTGATTCCGCTCGACCGCACCACCGTCCCGTACAACCTGTCCAAGGTCATCGATGATCCGGCCTACGAGAACTCCTTCGAGCACATCGAACGCCTCGATCCGGACAAACTGCGGGCCGCGCTCGAGGCGGTGCACCAGCAGATGGGTGATTCCCCCGAACTCACCGCGCAGGCACTCGACAGTGTGGGTGTGCTGGCCGGAGTGATCGCGGATCGCCGCGCCGAGGTGGACGGCCTGCTGAAGAATATGGACGCCGTCGCGCAACTGGTGGCCGACAACCAGAACGGCGTGCTCATGCTGCTCACCCACGGCCAAGCCATCGGTGACGCGGTGGCGCGGCGGCAGGAATTGATTCGCGGGCTGCTCGACAATATCGCCGCCGTCTCGAAAACCTTGCAGGACATGGGTGTGCAGAACAACGGCCAGCTGGGCCCGCTCATCCAGAACCTGAACACCATGTCCGAGGGCCTGCAGAAGAACCGCGGCAACCTCGACGCCCTCTATCAGGTGATGCCGGTGGCGTTGCGGCAGTTCAACAATGCCTTCGGCAACGGACCCTACGGCGAGGTCTATCTGCCATGGGTGTTCCCCGACAACTGGCTGTGCCTGGCACACGCGGTACAGGAGTGCCGATGA
- a CDS encoding MCE family protein: MNSRRAIVGLAIFVTLALGATYTIWSTLQRSVSGETTGYSATFTDVLGLRVGDDVRMAGVRVGRVDAIELDPQRKARVEFSVQSRQKLYTTTKALIRYQNLIGQRYIALAPGEGEGVRLTAGAEIPLERTESSFDVSTLLAGFEPLFSMLQPDEVNSLSETMVQALQGDGVSLSALITRAASLASTFGERDEILGAVITNLSGVIAGLAHRSHELETLITQSRALVTGLYEQGETLKGAVTQVADSTAELTELIGQVAPGMAQAQLDATAGVNLLLSNGARLDRAAVELPDVLAGLARISGNGTYINSYVCGLDVSLWGVLFPQGVFSQVGGNAHTEVCR; encoded by the coding sequence ATGAATTCCCGCAGAGCAATAGTCGGCCTCGCCATCTTCGTGACGCTGGCGCTGGGTGCGACATACACGATCTGGTCCACCCTGCAACGCTCGGTGTCCGGCGAGACCACCGGCTACTCCGCGACATTCACCGACGTACTCGGCCTGCGCGTCGGCGACGACGTGCGCATGGCCGGGGTCCGGGTGGGCCGGGTCGATGCCATCGAGCTGGACCCGCAGCGCAAGGCGCGCGTGGAGTTCTCGGTGCAGTCCCGGCAGAAGCTCTACACCACAACCAAAGCCCTGATCAGGTATCAGAATCTGATCGGTCAGCGCTATATCGCGCTGGCGCCGGGTGAGGGCGAAGGCGTGCGGCTGACAGCCGGTGCCGAGATTCCGTTGGAGCGCACCGAATCCTCCTTCGACGTCTCCACCCTGCTGGCCGGGTTCGAGCCGTTGTTCAGCATGTTGCAACCGGACGAGGTGAATTCGCTGTCGGAGACGATGGTGCAGGCCTTGCAGGGTGACGGGGTGTCGCTGTCGGCGCTGATCACCCGGGCGGCGAGTCTGGCGAGCACCTTCGGTGAGCGCGACGAGATCCTGGGCGCGGTCATCACCAACCTCAGCGGCGTCATCGCGGGACTGGCCCATCGCAGCCATGAGCTGGAAACGCTGATCACCCAGTCGCGGGCGCTGGTCACCGGCCTGTACGAGCAGGGCGAGACCTTGAAGGGCGCGGTCACCCAGGTCGCGGATTCCACCGCCGAGCTCACCGAACTGATCGGCCAGGTGGCGCCGGGGATGGCGCAGGCGCAGCTGGATGCGACCGCCGGGGTGAATCTGCTGCTGTCCAACGGAGCCCGGCTCGATCGCGCGGCTGTCGAGCTGCCCGACGTGCTGGCCGGTCTGGCCAGGATCAGCGGCAACGGGACCTACATCAATTCCTATGTCTGCGGGCTCGATGTGTCGCTGTGGGGCGTGCTGTTCCCGCAGGGCGTGTTCTCGCAGGTCGGCGGGAACGCGCATACGGAGGTGTGCCGGTGA